In a single window of the Rhodamnia argentea isolate NSW1041297 chromosome 2, ASM2092103v1, whole genome shotgun sequence genome:
- the LOC115736751 gene encoding probable beta-1,3-galactosyltransferase 2 isoform X2 — protein sequence MSWKSRGTESSKSLVSKKWALLLCIGCFCGGMLFSNGMWTEPDAKDTPRTTNENGKLKIVSEGCTPKLDGKHESTDILGEVSRTHHAIQTLDKTISNLEMELAAARAAQESILNGSPISDDLKISEPITKRKYLMVVGINTAFSSRKRRDSVRSTWMPQGDKREKLEKEKGIIIRFVIGHSATSGGILDRAIEAEDKRHGDFLRLEHVEGYLELSAKTKTYFATAVALWDADFYVKVDDDVHVNIATLGATLMRHRSKPRVYIGCMKSGPVLAQKGVRYHEPEHWKFGEEGNRYFRHATGQLYAISKDLATYVSINQHVLHKYANEDVSLGSWFIGLDVEHIDDRRLCCGTPPDCEWKAQAGNVCVASFDWSCSGVCKSVERMKEVHRRCGEGENVLWSTAF from the exons ATGTCTTGGAAGAGCAGAGGAACAGAGTCTTCAAAGAGCTTGGTCTCTAAGAAATGGGCTCTTTTGCTTTGTATTGGTTGCTTTTGTGGTGGGATGCTCTTCTCCAACgg GATGTGGACGGAACCAGATGCTAAAGATACTCCAAGAACAACGAACGAAAATGGAAAGCTGAAGATTGTTTCCGAGGGCTGTACTCCAAAACTG GATGGAAAGCATGAATCGACAGACATTCTGGGCGAAGTTTCAAGGACGCATCATGCTATCCA AACTCTCGATAAAACAATCTCAAACTTGGAAATGGAATTGGCGGCTGCAAGAGCTGCACAGGAGTCAATACTTAATGGTTCTCCTATCTCGGACGACCTAAAAATTAGCGAGCCAATTACGAAAAGAAAATATCTAATGGTCGTGGGAATTAATACTGCCTTTAGTAGCCGAAAGAGAAGAGACTCTGTTCGCAGTACCTGGATGCCTCAAG GtgacaagagagagaagcttgaaaaagagAAGGGCATCATAATCCGCTTTGTGATTGGACACAG TGCTACATCTGGCGGCATTCTCGATAGAGCGATTGAAGCAGAAGATAAGAGGCATGGTGATTTTTTGAGGCTG GAGCATGTGGAGGGTTACCTTGAATTGTCTGCCAAAACAAAGACATACTTCGCAACTGCAGTTGCATTGTGGGATGCAGACTTTTATGTCAAAGTGGATGATGATGTACATGTCAATATAG CCACACTTGGAGCAACTTTGATGAGGCACAGATCGAAGCCTAGAGTGTATATTGGCTGCATGAAATCTGGTCCAGTCCTTGCTCAGAA GGGTGTGAGGTACCACGAACCAGAGCACTGGAAATTTGGTGAAGAGGGAAACAGATACTTCCGTCATGCTACGGGCCAACTATATGCTATTTCAAAAGATCTCGCAACCTATGTGTCAATAAATCA GCATGTGTTGCACAAGTATGCCAACGAAGATGTGTCACTTGGATCATGGTTTATCGGATTGGATGTGGAGCATATTGATGACCGCCGACTTTGTTGTGGTACTCCACCTG ATTGTGAATGGAAGGCTCAGGCCGGTAATGTCTGCGTGGCATCGTTCGATTGGAGCTGCAGTGGCGTATGCAAGTCAGTTGAGAGAATGAAAGAAGTTCATCGGAGATGCGGGGAAGGCGAGAATGTGTTGTGGAGCACAGCTTTCTAA
- the LOC115736751 gene encoding probable beta-1,3-galactosyltransferase 2 isoform X1: MSWKSRGTESSKSLVSKKWALLLCIGCFCGGMLFSNGMWTEPDAKDTPRTTNENGKLKIVSEGCTPKLKDGKHESTDILGEVSRTHHAIQTLDKTISNLEMELAAARAAQESILNGSPISDDLKISEPITKRKYLMVVGINTAFSSRKRRDSVRSTWMPQGDKREKLEKEKGIIIRFVIGHSATSGGILDRAIEAEDKRHGDFLRLEHVEGYLELSAKTKTYFATAVALWDADFYVKVDDDVHVNIATLGATLMRHRSKPRVYIGCMKSGPVLAQKGVRYHEPEHWKFGEEGNRYFRHATGQLYAISKDLATYVSINQHVLHKYANEDVSLGSWFIGLDVEHIDDRRLCCGTPPDCEWKAQAGNVCVASFDWSCSGVCKSVERMKEVHRRCGEGENVLWSTAF; this comes from the exons ATGTCTTGGAAGAGCAGAGGAACAGAGTCTTCAAAGAGCTTGGTCTCTAAGAAATGGGCTCTTTTGCTTTGTATTGGTTGCTTTTGTGGTGGGATGCTCTTCTCCAACgg GATGTGGACGGAACCAGATGCTAAAGATACTCCAAGAACAACGAACGAAAATGGAAAGCTGAAGATTGTTTCCGAGGGCTGTACTCCAAAACTG AAGGATGGAAAGCATGAATCGACAGACATTCTGGGCGAAGTTTCAAGGACGCATCATGCTATCCA AACTCTCGATAAAACAATCTCAAACTTGGAAATGGAATTGGCGGCTGCAAGAGCTGCACAGGAGTCAATACTTAATGGTTCTCCTATCTCGGACGACCTAAAAATTAGCGAGCCAATTACGAAAAGAAAATATCTAATGGTCGTGGGAATTAATACTGCCTTTAGTAGCCGAAAGAGAAGAGACTCTGTTCGCAGTACCTGGATGCCTCAAG GtgacaagagagagaagcttgaaaaagagAAGGGCATCATAATCCGCTTTGTGATTGGACACAG TGCTACATCTGGCGGCATTCTCGATAGAGCGATTGAAGCAGAAGATAAGAGGCATGGTGATTTTTTGAGGCTG GAGCATGTGGAGGGTTACCTTGAATTGTCTGCCAAAACAAAGACATACTTCGCAACTGCAGTTGCATTGTGGGATGCAGACTTTTATGTCAAAGTGGATGATGATGTACATGTCAATATAG CCACACTTGGAGCAACTTTGATGAGGCACAGATCGAAGCCTAGAGTGTATATTGGCTGCATGAAATCTGGTCCAGTCCTTGCTCAGAA GGGTGTGAGGTACCACGAACCAGAGCACTGGAAATTTGGTGAAGAGGGAAACAGATACTTCCGTCATGCTACGGGCCAACTATATGCTATTTCAAAAGATCTCGCAACCTATGTGTCAATAAATCA GCATGTGTTGCACAAGTATGCCAACGAAGATGTGTCACTTGGATCATGGTTTATCGGATTGGATGTGGAGCATATTGATGACCGCCGACTTTGTTGTGGTACTCCACCTG ATTGTGAATGGAAGGCTCAGGCCGGTAATGTCTGCGTGGCATCGTTCGATTGGAGCTGCAGTGGCGTATGCAAGTCAGTTGAGAGAATGAAAGAAGTTCATCGGAGATGCGGGGAAGGCGAGAATGTGTTGTGGAGCACAGCTTTCTAA
- the LOC115740625 gene encoding autophagy-related protein 8C-like, translating into MSKSSFKLEHPLERRQAEAARIREKYPDRIPVIVEKAERSDIPDIDKKKYLVPADLTVGQFVYVVRKRIKLSAEKAIFIFVKNILPPTAAMMSAIYEEHKDEDGFLYMTYSGENTFGF; encoded by the exons ATGTCCAAGAGCTCCTTCAAGCTGGAACACCCCctcg AGAGGAGGCAGGCAGAAGCTGCCCGAATCAGGGAGAAATATCCTGATAGAATACCA GTCATTGTGGAGAAAGCTGAAAGGAGCGACATTCCAGATATCGACAAAAAGAA GTATCTGGTTCCTGCTGATCTTACTGTTGGGCAATTTGTTTACGTTGTCCGAAAGAGGATCAAGCTTAGTGCTGAAAAGGCCATATTCATCTTTGTCAAGAATATCTTGCCACCTACTG CTGCTATGATGTCCGCAATCTACGAGGAGCACAAAGATGAAGATGGGTTCCTTTACATGACTTATAGCGGCGAGAACACATTTGGATTTTGA
- the LOC115740544 gene encoding transcription factor MYB101-like has product MATQLPGRTDNEIKNYWNTRIKHRIRQGLPLYPHDIAPEHLPSSSVPRAMEPRSNTATQLHTQAPIQILTQPRHTSQDLPQIPSSMLLSPQYSQHYLKSSFNNGLFYPSPSLACPASTFTNTHTTPVLASSPLQLNGTYEDTSGFSLSFLPMSLGSSPFPSVPTPTQLPSMGSFQFSPLSCNVSSPQYVQTQLDSDRYLPSVSNFPSKSELPSSQLYLSQTGQPETDVKRRRGVYRSGSGLLEDLLEEAQALSNENPQTQSFMNLQPEKLDFSLRSGCDWDVGSSVNASAANLGHSHSEIDTRIGFGLPLAQEGTNVEKDAAQQIYSMEEEDFSKLLNAVPSTLQRGNLGHSTLDIDTCYASTGADITMGGLEMQQQIAPSLPASTAVDNERTPGPSSWDNLPGIC; this is encoded by the exons ATGGCTACCCAG CTACCTGGGCGAACAGACAACGAAATAAAGAACTATTGGAATACAAGAATCAAGCACCGCATCCGCCAAGGCCTCCCTCTGTATCCTCACGACATCGCTCCTGAACATCTGCCGTCTTCATCGGTACCGCGGGCGATGGAGCCCCGATCGAACACAGCAACCCAGCTTCACACACAGGCCCCAATCCAAATCCTAACCCAACCAAGACACACCAGCCAAGACCTGCCACAGATTCCCAGCAGCATGCTTCTCTCACCACAGTATTCTCAGCATTATCTCAAATCGAGCTTCAACAATGGTCTCTTCTacccctccccctctcttgCTTGTCCCGCAAGCACATTCACCAATACTCACACCACTCCAGTTCTCGCATCCTCTCCTCTCCAGTTGAATGGTACTTATGAAGACACTTCCGGGTTTTCACTCTCTTTTCTGCCCATGTCACTCGGTTCTTCTCCGTTTCCATCTGTTCCTACACCAACCCAGTTGCCTAGCATGGgttcttttcaatttagtccactGAGCTGCAATGTGAGTTCACCTCAGTATGTGCAGACTCAGCTGGATTCAGACAGATACTTGCCATCCGTTTCAAACTTTCCCTCAAAATCAGAGCTCCCTTCAAGCCAATTGTACCTATCCCAAACTGGACAACCAGAGACCGACGTGAAGCGGAGACGGGGTGTGTATCGCAGTGGTAGTGGGTTATTGGAGGATTTGCTGGAGGAGGCTCAAGCACTATCTAATGAAAACCCACAGACGCAAAGCTTCATGAACTTGCAACCGGAGAAGCTTGACTTCTCCTTGAGGTCTGGTTGTGATTGGGATGTTGGAAGCTCTGTCAATGCCTCTGCAG CGAACTTGGGCCATTCCCATTCTGAGATCGACACTCGCATAGGTTTTGGTTTGCCTTTGGCACAAGAAGGAACCAACGTCGAAAAAGATGCTGCACAGCAGATCTACtccatggaagaagaagatttcTCGAAGTTGCTTAATGCCGTCCCTTCGACCCTTCAGAGAG GGAATCTGGGGCATTCCACCCTTGACATCGACACTTGTTACGCTTCCACCGGGGCAGATATAACCATGGGAGGGCTCGAGATGCAGCAACAGATAGCACCGTCACTTCCAGCCAGTACTGCTGTCGACAATGAAAGAACTCCCGGCCCCAGCTCTTGGGACAACTTACCCGGAATTTGTTGA
- the LOC115740439 gene encoding bromodomain-containing protein 4A-like isoform X1 — protein sequence MMGQIVKRKKKGRPPKSDLANRSPKPSSALEPDLRRSLRRRSVRYTFIDYDDYIDDEYDFDEEEEDEDERRRAKKLKLVVKLDQEARGEHALDSGASSSEEEHGERKPVRSGGGGGDEDAEEIGGDDDEEERGLREKSAVLNSPRARPRSPVPSSGIPLPDKRKLELILDKLQKCGLRICCVSFSNEYFVTFFPCECLNGLCCNSGRKDIYGVYAEPVDPEELPDYHELIEHPMDFSTVRKKLANGSYSTLEQFESDVFLICSNAMQYNAPDTIYHKQARCIQELGRKKFLKLRIDFERSEKDKLKIDLEQSEKELKSDQRTKSNFLAKKQMKKHFSQPVQESDSAGITCADVPDVLNSATTNQAAGYDRLSNLDSPVEGNAMQMEANVEKAEDLSLGKGPPSKLARKPYLHDENRRATYNTTEESVVQPDTIFSTFEGEVRQLVAVGLPVEYSYARSLARFAATLGPAAWRLASQRIERALPAGCKFGRGWVGEYEPHPTPVLLVDNRMMKDSPLGTRLHNRDELKMNELIISKIQEPAKEHSVSQLALEGKPPFPVGRRSSTTNNANVQTESPFQKNSSEPKIKVTEQFELNSLPSGDHQNAEHVAEKKFSKSSEAGASTSGESVSRNLIHQHSGISGAASSAAREQVLKNTSPLQCMPAQRPDANGVVTRGLPNGKVASNSFENSRITSMSSVGIPNQMPRMISFPHGQDHGLSDPVQLMRMMAEKAQKQHNSSNQAAIDASSVMTPSSSIRRDDQSNAAATAARVWMSVGAGGLKPVIENPCMQKSQVPPAFPHSLSHEYLLHVARVRGEIPASGMMQFQPPKNSFPIQTFGRPPIHLGTEAPYQNRPVVFPQYMAADLSRSQAVSPWRGVSQHTQQRQKQEMRPPDLNVGFQSPGSPVPQSSGVLVDSQQPDLALQL from the exons ATGATGGGCCAGAtcgtgaagaggaagaagaaagggaggCCGCCGAAGTCGGATCTGGCCAACCGCTCGCCGAAGCCCTCGTCGGCGCTGGAACCGGACCTCCGCCGGAGCCTCCGCCGGCGGAGCGTCAGGTACACCTTCATCGATTACGACGACTACATCGACGACGAGTACGACTTCgacgaggaagaggaggacgaAGACGAGAGGAGGAGGGCGAAGAAGCTGAAACTGGTAGTGAAGCTCGACCAGGAGGCGCGTGGCGAGCACGCCCTGGACAGCGGCGCGTCCAGCTCGGAGGAGGAGCACGGGGAGAGGAAACCGGTgaggagcggcggcggcggcggggacgAGGATGCGGAGGAGATTGGTGGCGATGACGATGAGGAG GAAAGAGGTCTCAGAGAAAAATCGGCAGTGCTCAATTCTCCCCGAG CAAGGCCGAGGTCTCCTGTTCCTTCATCAGGGATTCCGCTACCTGATAAGAGGAAGCTCGAGTTGATACTTGACAAACTCCAGAAGTGCGGTTTGCGTATATGTTGTGTTTCCTTTTCAAATGAGTATTTTGTAACCTTTTTCCCTTGTGAATGTCTCAATGGTCTGTGTTGTAATTCTGGCAGGAAAGATATTTATGGTGTTTATGCCGAGCCTGTTGATCCTGAGGAG CTTCCAGATTACCATGAGCTTATTGAGCATCCAATGGATTTTTCCACTGTGAGGAAGAAGCTTGCCAATGGTTCATACTCTACGTTGGAGCAGTTTGAG AGTGATGTCTTCCTTATTTGCTCCAATGCTATGCAATATAATGCGCCAGATACTATATACCACAAACAG GCTCGTTGTATTCAAGAGTTGGGGAGgaagaaatttttgaagttgAGGATTGACTTTGAACGCTCTGAGAAAGACAAACTAAAGATTGACTTGGAACAGTCAGAAAAGGAACTTAAATCTGACCAGAGAACGAAGTCCAATTTTTTGGcaaagaaacaaatgaaaaagcaCTTCTCCCAACCTGTACAGGAATCTGATTCTGCCGGCATCACTTGTGCAGACGTCCCAGATGTCCTAAATAGTGCCACCACAAACCAAGCTGCTGGTTATGATAGACTGAGCAATCTTGACAGTCCTGTCGAGGGCAATGCTATGCAGATGGAGGCTAACGTAGAGAAAGCAGAAGACCTATCTTTAG GTAAAGGTCCTCCATCGAAATTAGCACGGAAGCCGTATTTGCATGATGAGAATCGTCGTGCAACTTATAACACAACAGAAGAATCCGTGGTTCAACCTGACACCATATTTAGTACATTTGAGGGTGAAGTTAGGCAGTTGGTTGCT GTGGGGCTTCCTGTGGAGTATTCTTATGCCAGAAGCCTGGCTCGTTTTGCTGCAACTCTTGGTCCTGCTGCTTGGAGACTTGCCTCCCAGAGGATTGAGCGAGCTTTGCCAGCTGGATGTAAATTTGGCCGAGGATGGGTTGGAGAGTATGAGCCCCATCCTACCCCAGTTCTACTAGTTGACAACCGAATGATGAAAGATTCTCCTCTAGGAACAAGATTGCATAACCGAGATGaattgaaaatgaatgaattaataATCTCTAAAATCCAAGAACCGGCCAAGGAGCATTCGGTCAGTCAGCTTGCTTTGGAAGGGAAACCACCTTTTCCTGTTGGGAGAAGATCCAGTACTACAAACAATGCCAATGTTCAAACAGAGAGCCCATTTCAGAAAAATTCGAGTGAGCCAAAGATAAAAGTTACAGAACAATTTGAATTGAACTCTTTGCCTTCAGGAGATCACCAGAATGCCGAGCATGTTGCAGAGAAGAAATTTTCCAAGAGTTCAGAAGCAGGGGCTTCCACGTCTGGAGAGTCtgtttcaagaaatttaattcatCAACATTCAGGGATTTCAGGGGCAGCTTCTTCCGCAGCTAGGGAGCAAGTTTTGAAAAACACTAGTCCGCTGCAGTGCATGCCAGCTCAGCGGCCAGATGCTAATGGAGTGGTTACTAGGGGTTTGCCCAATGGGAAGGTTGCAAGTAATAGTTTTGAGAATAGCAGGATCACTTCTATGTCTTCTGTTGGTATTCCAAATCAAATGCCCAGAATGATATCATTTCCCCATGGACAGGACCATGGTCTCAGCGACCCTGTTCAGTTGATGAGAATGATGGCTGAAAAGGCTCAAAAGCAACATAACTCTTCTAATCAGGCTGCAATTGATGCTTCATCGGTAATGACGCCTTCATCTTCCATAAGAAGAGACGATCAAAGCAATGCCGCAGCAACTGCTGCTAGGGTCTGGATGTCCGTTGGTGCTGGAGGGCTAAAGCCGGTTATCGAAAATCCCTGCATGCAGAAAAGTCAAGTACCTCCAGCTTTTCCACACAGTTTATCTCATGAATATCTTTTGCACGTGGCTCGAGTTCGTGGTGAAATTCCAGCTTCTGGGATGATGCAATTTCAACCTCCGAAAAACAGTTTTCCAATCCAGACATTTGGACGCCCTCCCATTCACTTGGGCACCGAAGCCCCATACCAAAATAGGCCAGTGGTTTTCCCTCAATATATGGCAGCTGACTTGTCTAGGTCTCAAGCAGTCTCTCCTTGGAGGGGTGTTAGTCAGCATACACAGCAGAGGCAGAAGCAGGAAATGCGTCCTCCAGATCTGAATGTTGGTTTCCAGTCACCAGGTTCCCCTGTGCCGCAGTCTTCTGGTGTTCTGGTTGATTCACAGCAGCCAGATTTGGCCTTGCAACTTTGA
- the LOC115740439 gene encoding bromodomain-containing protein 4A-like isoform X2: MMGQIVKRKKKGRPPKSDLANRSPKPSSALEPDLRRSLRRRSVRYTFIDYDDYIDDEYDFDEEEEDEDERRRAKKLKLVVKLDQEARGEHALDSGASSSEEEHGERKPVRSGGGGGDEDAEEIGGDDDEEERGLREKSAVLNSPRARPRSPVPSSGIPLPDKRKLELILDKLQKKDIYGVYAEPVDPEELPDYHELIEHPMDFSTVRKKLANGSYSTLEQFESDVFLICSNAMQYNAPDTIYHKQARCIQELGRKKFLKLRIDFERSEKDKLKIDLEQSEKELKSDQRTKSNFLAKKQMKKHFSQPVQESDSAGITCADVPDVLNSATTNQAAGYDRLSNLDSPVEGNAMQMEANVEKAEDLSLGKGPPSKLARKPYLHDENRRATYNTTEESVVQPDTIFSTFEGEVRQLVAVGLPVEYSYARSLARFAATLGPAAWRLASQRIERALPAGCKFGRGWVGEYEPHPTPVLLVDNRMMKDSPLGTRLHNRDELKMNELIISKIQEPAKEHSVSQLALEGKPPFPVGRRSSTTNNANVQTESPFQKNSSEPKIKVTEQFELNSLPSGDHQNAEHVAEKKFSKSSEAGASTSGESVSRNLIHQHSGISGAASSAAREQVLKNTSPLQCMPAQRPDANGVVTRGLPNGKVASNSFENSRITSMSSVGIPNQMPRMISFPHGQDHGLSDPVQLMRMMAEKAQKQHNSSNQAAIDASSVMTPSSSIRRDDQSNAAATAARVWMSVGAGGLKPVIENPCMQKSQVPPAFPHSLSHEYLLHVARVRGEIPASGMMQFQPPKNSFPIQTFGRPPIHLGTEAPYQNRPVVFPQYMAADLSRSQAVSPWRGVSQHTQQRQKQEMRPPDLNVGFQSPGSPVPQSSGVLVDSQQPDLALQL, encoded by the exons ATGATGGGCCAGAtcgtgaagaggaagaagaaagggaggCCGCCGAAGTCGGATCTGGCCAACCGCTCGCCGAAGCCCTCGTCGGCGCTGGAACCGGACCTCCGCCGGAGCCTCCGCCGGCGGAGCGTCAGGTACACCTTCATCGATTACGACGACTACATCGACGACGAGTACGACTTCgacgaggaagaggaggacgaAGACGAGAGGAGGAGGGCGAAGAAGCTGAAACTGGTAGTGAAGCTCGACCAGGAGGCGCGTGGCGAGCACGCCCTGGACAGCGGCGCGTCCAGCTCGGAGGAGGAGCACGGGGAGAGGAAACCGGTgaggagcggcggcggcggcggggacgAGGATGCGGAGGAGATTGGTGGCGATGACGATGAGGAG GAAAGAGGTCTCAGAGAAAAATCGGCAGTGCTCAATTCTCCCCGAG CAAGGCCGAGGTCTCCTGTTCCTTCATCAGGGATTCCGCTACCTGATAAGAGGAAGCTCGAGTTGATACTTGACAAACTCCAGAA GAAAGATATTTATGGTGTTTATGCCGAGCCTGTTGATCCTGAGGAG CTTCCAGATTACCATGAGCTTATTGAGCATCCAATGGATTTTTCCACTGTGAGGAAGAAGCTTGCCAATGGTTCATACTCTACGTTGGAGCAGTTTGAG AGTGATGTCTTCCTTATTTGCTCCAATGCTATGCAATATAATGCGCCAGATACTATATACCACAAACAG GCTCGTTGTATTCAAGAGTTGGGGAGgaagaaatttttgaagttgAGGATTGACTTTGAACGCTCTGAGAAAGACAAACTAAAGATTGACTTGGAACAGTCAGAAAAGGAACTTAAATCTGACCAGAGAACGAAGTCCAATTTTTTGGcaaagaaacaaatgaaaaagcaCTTCTCCCAACCTGTACAGGAATCTGATTCTGCCGGCATCACTTGTGCAGACGTCCCAGATGTCCTAAATAGTGCCACCACAAACCAAGCTGCTGGTTATGATAGACTGAGCAATCTTGACAGTCCTGTCGAGGGCAATGCTATGCAGATGGAGGCTAACGTAGAGAAAGCAGAAGACCTATCTTTAG GTAAAGGTCCTCCATCGAAATTAGCACGGAAGCCGTATTTGCATGATGAGAATCGTCGTGCAACTTATAACACAACAGAAGAATCCGTGGTTCAACCTGACACCATATTTAGTACATTTGAGGGTGAAGTTAGGCAGTTGGTTGCT GTGGGGCTTCCTGTGGAGTATTCTTATGCCAGAAGCCTGGCTCGTTTTGCTGCAACTCTTGGTCCTGCTGCTTGGAGACTTGCCTCCCAGAGGATTGAGCGAGCTTTGCCAGCTGGATGTAAATTTGGCCGAGGATGGGTTGGAGAGTATGAGCCCCATCCTACCCCAGTTCTACTAGTTGACAACCGAATGATGAAAGATTCTCCTCTAGGAACAAGATTGCATAACCGAGATGaattgaaaatgaatgaattaataATCTCTAAAATCCAAGAACCGGCCAAGGAGCATTCGGTCAGTCAGCTTGCTTTGGAAGGGAAACCACCTTTTCCTGTTGGGAGAAGATCCAGTACTACAAACAATGCCAATGTTCAAACAGAGAGCCCATTTCAGAAAAATTCGAGTGAGCCAAAGATAAAAGTTACAGAACAATTTGAATTGAACTCTTTGCCTTCAGGAGATCACCAGAATGCCGAGCATGTTGCAGAGAAGAAATTTTCCAAGAGTTCAGAAGCAGGGGCTTCCACGTCTGGAGAGTCtgtttcaagaaatttaattcatCAACATTCAGGGATTTCAGGGGCAGCTTCTTCCGCAGCTAGGGAGCAAGTTTTGAAAAACACTAGTCCGCTGCAGTGCATGCCAGCTCAGCGGCCAGATGCTAATGGAGTGGTTACTAGGGGTTTGCCCAATGGGAAGGTTGCAAGTAATAGTTTTGAGAATAGCAGGATCACTTCTATGTCTTCTGTTGGTATTCCAAATCAAATGCCCAGAATGATATCATTTCCCCATGGACAGGACCATGGTCTCAGCGACCCTGTTCAGTTGATGAGAATGATGGCTGAAAAGGCTCAAAAGCAACATAACTCTTCTAATCAGGCTGCAATTGATGCTTCATCGGTAATGACGCCTTCATCTTCCATAAGAAGAGACGATCAAAGCAATGCCGCAGCAACTGCTGCTAGGGTCTGGATGTCCGTTGGTGCTGGAGGGCTAAAGCCGGTTATCGAAAATCCCTGCATGCAGAAAAGTCAAGTACCTCCAGCTTTTCCACACAGTTTATCTCATGAATATCTTTTGCACGTGGCTCGAGTTCGTGGTGAAATTCCAGCTTCTGGGATGATGCAATTTCAACCTCCGAAAAACAGTTTTCCAATCCAGACATTTGGACGCCCTCCCATTCACTTGGGCACCGAAGCCCCATACCAAAATAGGCCAGTGGTTTTCCCTCAATATATGGCAGCTGACTTGTCTAGGTCTCAAGCAGTCTCTCCTTGGAGGGGTGTTAGTCAGCATACACAGCAGAGGCAGAAGCAGGAAATGCGTCCTCCAGATCTGAATGTTGGTTTCCAGTCACCAGGTTCCCCTGTGCCGCAGTCTTCTGGTGTTCTGGTTGATTCACAGCAGCCAGATTTGGCCTTGCAACTTTGA